From the Palaemon carinicauda isolate YSFRI2023 chromosome 4, ASM3689809v2, whole genome shotgun sequence genome, the window aatctacgtacgttcagtgtgcgcgggacatcttctatgagtaaccaacgcaccatagtactgtataagacgggttgtgattggttcaagcgctgatagatgacgaatcaaaactcaagttttgttatctagcctgtgattggtgttttgcccgcatcttctacccgcagcatcaaagttctcgcgggactgcatcgttcactttctctttccgcgtattgctgagtagacgttcttaagtttgtgaagttgaatctgtgctgtgtgcgactgttttaagttgaactttttgttgaactttctgttacaatggctcccaagcgttctgcttctagtaagactggtagtgagcctaaacgccaccgaagaatgatgacgatagctgagaaggttacgcttctcgacatgttaaaagatggtagaagttacgcggccgccggccgccattttggcatcaacgaatccaccgttcgctacatcaggaaggacgaggcgaacattagaaagactgctgcaatcacctttagcagatcagcgaagcgagtcgttacaacgcgtaataaaacgatcgtacgcatggaaggtgctttagctgtgtggattgccgactgtcggaagaagaacatagcgttggatacgaacaccatccgaacaaaggctttgagcttgtatgagaattttgcggcaaaggaacctcatgacgacgatggcgaccatgctgaagaagatgatgatgtagatgatcctcaaccagggacctccactgattcccagcgtcagaaacaacgtttttccgccagcaaaggatggttcgcgaagtttcagaaacgcttcgccctgaaaagcgtttccctgcatggggagtctgcttccgctgacactgccgctgctgaaacttacgtgaaccagactttcaagaacattatcgctgaaggtggatacaagccggaacaagtgtttaatatggatgaaaccggcttgttttggaagagaatgccgtcgcgaactttcctgttcaaagaggaagccaaagcctctggctttaaggcattcaaggatcgcgttaccctcgtgatgtgtggcaatgctgctggatttttgttaaagccggggcttatttataagtcgaaaaatcctcgcgctttgaaaaacaaaaataagaatctccttcccgtgtactggatgcataatcaaaaagcatggattacgaagatgctgacctccaactggttccaccagtgtttcatcccgcaagtccatgaatatctcttagagaagggcttgccattcaagatccttctccttatggataacgctggtggacacgcaactgacctgtcgcgtgagggcgttcaggttgagttcctgccacccaacaccacgtcattaattcaaccaatggaccagggggttatcagggcgttcaaggccctctacacgaagaataccttggcggacctcgttgcgtgtgtggatgctgcccaagatgacgaggatgaagacttcaacttgaaggcgtactggcggcagtacaccatagccacgtgcctgcagaatattcaaaaggcacttcaagagatgaaacctgcaaccgtaaatgcgagctggaagaagctgtggcccgatattgtttacgacgacaagggatttactccgtcggaaatccaacactctgcaatacggaaatctgtgcagttggctgccataattgggggtgacgggtttggcgacatgacgactgaagacgtcgacgagttgttggactgccattcccagcccctaactgacgcagacctcgaagacctgacgaaatcggcaagtgaggaagagagtgagggtacccaggaagagacccaagaaaatgtagaagaaacgggcttaacattagaacggctcgccaagttctgcaaccatatgaaggaggcgaaagaaatgttgcaagagtgggacgaggatatggttcgctcgatgcaattctgcaacaaggtcgatgacatcacgactccctacaggatgctcttggatcgaaaaaagaagcagcggcaacaacttccgatcacaatgttttttcagcctcgcaaaaaagagccagttcctcctgctagtacgccttcggaagaaattgaagaagttgaagaggtgtcccaggaaaagacacctccgtctgaagagacgtaaaatactatcattgactgcacagtagaacacatcatcagcttcatcatcatcatttctactgtgcagcaaattcatcaccatcgtcattcaagtttttctggaacttctttcgtggtgagtacagtaacaatctttattttttactttaacctgttttatagtttagtactgtacgtactgtatgcattaagttaaagggaaggttttaaaagtctacatgttgtaacctatcatattttttttgtttaaaatttacatttacgtacgtaaaacaatctctctctctctctctctctctctctctctctctctctctctctctctctctctctctctctctctctctctctcaaattgttttcctgctttgctacgtacaagtactgtataatttatatttgtaaggtaacatattttgtaaatgctttgtactgtaaatactgtatgtactgtatcattatttatcactatcatcatgcgtgttaaatgccttgtttgttctgagcgtggttgtttactgagcgtacacgccgtcgtttcaggcggcgtcataaagaaaaagatttcatttggaagtcctaagaaaaatacgtaaactaaaacattggtaataaaaaaatcaacatacagtactgtataatcaatataatcgatgcaaaaactaaccatacgtacatatatgtgtacactaaatgagtttgtttcttcattatgatcagagatgaacgtaaacaaaacattggttgccattttttatcgtgctttttaggtgtttaggaaacacatgatataaaatcgcctttaatatttgtgcctgttttagtttagggtgctgtagtacatgcattaagtgttctgtacattacagggtgtaaagggtggtttgttaacagtactacgtacaagggaaggttttaaaagtccgaatatacatgttaaataaataggtaaatatgctgtcactacttcgcggattttcacctatcgcgcccgcgtctggaacctatctaccgcgataaacgagggttcactgtacttacccgatgatcatgaatttaaggacccgcccttcctccccatagagaaccagtggaccgaggagaaaattgagttcttgttgacaagaagtacttgagtacctactcacagatggcgctgttgtgtacacccccacctgtatagcgatcgctggcgtatcccgaccgtagatttctgtcgggcaacagagttgacagctacatgatcatcgggtaagtatattcaaaaatttattttactaatgaaaataacattttgcaccatgcactaattttagctaaatctctattaagggattcaccaaccccagatctacattcaggggatggaattgatgcaaagagagtggcatcatctgcatatgcaacaagcttgttttctaggccaaaaaacatgtcatgtgtatatagtatgaaaagtaatgggccaagaacactaccctgtggaacactggatatcacattcctatactcactatggtgcccatcaacaacaacttaaaaaatcaagaataatgctaagaaacgacccagtcAGTGAAAAATGGTATTATATTTCAGCCAATGTGTCTTGAAGCGTACTAGTTATGCTAGTACTGTAGGAACACAACACTATTCTAATACATACCTTGAAAGAGAGAAAGGATATCATCCACATTCTGTGCACAGAGTAGTCACCAAGTTACCAATCTCTTTTGATCATACTAGAAAAAAACTACAGAATTTATCAATGAATTGATTAAAATAGATAAAAGGCATCATATGTAACAAGGTATCATAGGCAGTTCATCAGCGGAAAGAGTCAAACCAGCTAAAGACAATCATAAAACATTAGGCAACCAGAACTCCCTCCTAAGTGAGGACTCCTCACAATTGAGGAAGGCTCACGACTTCATTCTTCACTATGGGATTATTTTTGGCCAATACTGCACTATCCTAGACAATACACTATAAGTAAAATGTAGGTTTGTACATtacagaaaaatttatatttttatcaaatttcatTTAGTACCTGTGTATCATATGTATAATAACTAATCAATCTCCTTCCTCTTTTAAATCACAAGTAACCATTTCTTCTTTTATGTAGACAGCATTGTCTATCTCTTTAAGGTTTGAATGACGATCATTCTTCAATTTTTCAAATTCCTTCTTCACTTCATCAGTCCCTCTAATCTGATTCAATATTTTATCCATCCTTTCTTCACATAACACTTTATTTCCAGTCAAGTTCTCCTCTCTTTCAGCAGAGGTTGGTAATCTACCATAATGTATCATCatcttatgtatatatagccaATTTTTGTCTTCAAATTCTACTCCACATATTTGACAAACAAGTTTTTCTTTTGCTTTCTGATGAAGGATGAGGTGCTTCTGAAGAGCAGTTTTTTGCGCAAATCCTCTCTCACATATGGAACACTTGAAAGGTTTTTCGCCTGAATGAACACGCAGATGCCTTTGCAAGTAGCCATTTTCAGGGAATGATTTACCACACTCTTGGCACTTAAATTTCCCTCCAATGCCACTGTGCTTGCCCATATGACGTTTAAGATGATAACTCTGAGTGAAGCTCACACCACATTCTTTGCATTTATAAGGTCTCTCACCTGAATGACTCCTCATGTGCTGTTTGAGGTTGCCATTTTTAGTGAAGCGCTTACCACAAACAGAGCACTCATGGTCCTTTTCTCCAGTATGAATTTTAATATGTTTACCAAGATCCCCACTCATTGTAAAAGCCTTCCCACAAATAGTACATAGGTGTGTTCTCTCTCCAGTGTGAATTTTATGGTGTTTTTTTAAGTCACTATTAGAGATAAAAGTCTTCCCACACACAGAGCAATGAAAAGGTCTCTCACCGGTATGTACACGCATGTGCTCTTTAAGCGTAAAAGAACGAGTAAAACCCTTTCCACATTCGGGACATTCAAAAGTTTTCTCTCCTCCATAATGCCTCACATATATTCTGCTTTTGGCAAAAAGAGAATTGGGACTAGTAACTACTGCACTTAACTCTGTACCTTGACATCCTGTTGGGCTACTTTCAGATTCTGTATCCTCTTCAGAACCTGGGTTTTGTTCTGAACTGTCCGTTACACTGGCTTTCCCATGACGAAGTATATTATTTGAAAATGGGTTCACACCTGTATGAACTTGCATGTGTACTTGGAGGGTATAGGCACGAGTAAATGTTCTTTTGCATTCATCACACTGAAAGGGTCTATCTGTTGTACGTTGTCTAATTTGAACACTGGACTCATGATATTCAGAACCAGCTTTGTATTTATGACTAGTATTTCTGACTTTCCTTAATTCTGAAATTTGACTTGGTGTCGAACTGCCTTCAAATCTGAGAATTTCATCTGTATCTGTTACTTCTCTTTTTGAGTATTGCTGATGATTCAAACTATTCTTGGTAGAAAAATTGTCTGAATCTTCTTTTTTTGCCATTCCAGACTCACCACCATCATTAGAATCTCCTGTTTCCTCTGCTTCAGACTCATCATAAACGACCTCATCATCCATTTTCTTGAATTGAAATGCACGCCCAGACCAGTATTCTTAGTAGCACAGCATCGATTCTACTACGATTACCAATGCAGTCTTTCCTTCATATTCTTCAcctaaaacaaagaaacaaaaattagtttTGGGAATGAAACACTTTTAAATATTCTGAGGGCTTATCAAGTCATTGGCTTTGTcattttttcaatgaaaaatactctcatgtatatactgtaccatACACATGATTATTTAAAAAGAACACTTTACGCCTTAGTCATAATAACAGTGAAAAGAAAACAACCATCTTTATATAATCCTCCAATTTCATGGACATAAACCTATTACTTTTAATCATGCCTTTATCTTACTGGGGTGGACAAAAAGGCAACTAAGCTATACATACTAGGAAATTAATTGGTAATGGCACTACAATATTACAATGAATTTCACATCTAGCCATAAAAAAATATTGTAGTTATATTCATTACAATGACAGTGATGAACAAAAAGCCACTTTGGTGAGGAGTGGTTCTATTCTAAAACATCAAGAAGAGTATCAATTACGGCCATGACCACAACCGGTTTAGAATGACAAGGAATTACAAAGATTGAGGTACAGTCCCTtaatgactttttagtccataccAAGAGACACCTTTGAAAAAAATgtgtaaatagaataaaaattacaaaattttaatgaaatatgacaaattcggagataatttgtatttttcctaacgatacaaacctttagctatttattaggggttattactttcagtgaaactgaaaggatgagccattaaaattttagtgaaggttaactacccattccgctaatTAGCAGTAGGGGGGTAGCTTGTTAGAGCTCCAACTCACACACcattgatttagctcactttgcttggagataggacttcaaggggaatagggctggcgggtaagtttgtataaatagctagaggtttgtatcattaggaaaaatacaaattatttccgaatttgtcatttgttccgtaacaggaatacaaaccaacgctatttatgaggggtgactcacccaattaggagggtggatgtccctgctaaACTGGCGATTGGCTTTACCTTGAGGGTCCTTATTTTGAATATGTTTGTAACAAAAATATTGAGTCCCTGCAACTTactaaaccttgctatgcatgaTCTGCGGCCTACGGAAGCTATGTGCTGAGATGCTTAGAAGTGTGActatccaggtaaaagttatttcgagtctttgtaggaaaactgttgtaaccaggactttcccaataacACCTTGGcaaggtatggggacgcaacagtattagcttaatactaggaacacaaggaatcatggtttacctgcagtggtttaaggttAGCTTatgtagagaacccaggatgctgttttccccaccagaggggaggatgaagaaaagaataagagccagtcaaaccttttcattcatgcagactaaaacttgtCTAATAAGgggcttgaggtattataccagctgttgtgcagccaccacagggccgatagagaacgtatcgagcctcctgtgggttacgtcttgcaggtagtgagctgtgaacgtattttgacatttccacaccccagcctgtagaacctgcgtcacagagaagtttcttttgaaAGCTAGGGACGTAGTTACGCCCCTAACATCAtgggctctggggcgacgtgaaggaggatcaggattcagggaatggtctATGACaatgcgaatccaggctgagatggtgttcttagtgaccctcctcttgttcctcctgtGCTGACAAAAAGAGCAGACACACGGGGACAGGCTGCAGTTGTTctcttgaggtatagcctcaaactcctcactgggcaaagtaagagatgatcagggtcatcagttacagagcggagactcgaaatctggaaggagtcaaatTGTGGATCCGCTGCTCCCGGATTCcaagtcttggctacaaactcagggaccaAGCCGAACGACGTTACCtgttcccatccccttgaataggcgatgtcgtatgagagaccatgaaattcactaactcgcttggccgaaggtaaaacaagtaggaacaccgtcttccaagtgaggtggctatctgatgcctggcgtaatggtttataGGGAAGTCTCTTTAGAGacatgagaactcgaaccatgttccatgggggaggtcttacTTCAGACTGAGGAGAGGTAATTTTGTAACTCCatgtgagtaaggaaagttctagtgatgaggaAATATACCTTCCGTTGAGTCTAATGGCTAGgcttaagactgagcgatagcctttaaccggCGAGACTGAAAGGTGTATTtcctcacgcaaatacacaaggaactccgctattgctggaataggggcattgagaggagagatatcccttccacgataccaaccacagaagaccttccattttgctggtagactgctgctgatgatttccgcaggtatccagaaATCCTGcttgcaacttattgcaaaaatccTCTCCGAGTGAGGAGAAGCTGAAtattctccaggcgtgaagtcattgcgaagctacggctttttggaagatgttggcatgtggttgtttgagtagatcatgtcatagaaggagttctcttggagactctgtcaggaggtgcagaaggttcggaaaccattccgcatgatgccatagcggagctatcagagtcattgaGAGGTAGACTGATGCTCTGGCCTTGAGTACCCTCCTCGTCAGACAGAAAGGGGGGGGAGGCATAAGCGTTGATGTTGcaccaccattgttggaatgcatcttgcccgaaagccttggggtctgggactggagagcagtacaatgggatcctgaagttcagggccattgcgaagagatccacagttggagaaccccacaaagtcaagactttgttggctactaaatggtccaaagaccactcggtactcactatctgtgatgctctgctcaggttgtcgatGAGTACATTCCTCTTGCACAGAATGAAAcctgccgatagtggtatcgagtgaatctcggcccatttcagtatctctactgctagatgggacagGGGCTGCAAAATGgttcctccttgtttgttgatgtaagccactactgtggtgttgttgctcctcaccaccactgagtggcacGCCAGGAACCGGtggaactattgaagggccagaaagatggccttcatctctaagagatttatgtgtagGTACTTTCCTGGCTCTGAATACTGGCctaaggtcatgtggtgcagcacgtgggccccccacccttttttggaagcatctgagaacagcatcaaatctggggggaggacgagaagatccactccctttcataggttctcgtctgacaCCTACCATTCGAGGTCCGTTTGTTccactgatcccatggggatcaagaTGTTCTGGGAGTTGAaggcctgattccaccgggacttgagtcgccactggagagatcgaatcctgaggtggAAGGTGTCCGAGAAGATGTAACCGCGTCGGGGCTGGAAGTT encodes:
- the LOC137639846 gene encoding gastrula zinc finger protein XlCGF26.1-like, with translation MDDEVVYDESEAEETGDSNDGGESGMAKKEDSDNFSTKNSLNHQQYSKREVTDTDEILRFEGSSTPSQISELRKVRNTSHKYKAGSEYHESSVQIRQRTTDRPFQCDECKRTFTRAYTLQVHMQVHTGVNPFSNNILRHGKASVTDSSEQNPGSEEDTESESSPTGCQGTELSAVVTSPNSLFAKSRIYVRHYGGEKTFECPECGKGFTRSFTLKEHMRVHTGERPFHCSVCGKTFISNSDLKKHHKIHTGERTHLCTICGKAFTMSGDLGKHIKIHTGEKDHECSVCGKRFTKNGNLKQHMRSHSGERPYKCKECGVSFTQSYHLKRHMGKHSGIGGKFKCQECGKSFPENGYLQRHLRVHSGEKPFKCSICERGFAQKTALQKHLILHQKAKEKLVCQICGVEFEDKNWLYIHKMMIHYGRLPTSAEREENLTGNKVLCEERMDKILNQIRGTDEVKKEFEKLKNDRHSNLKEIDNAVYIKEEMVTCDLKEEGD